A stretch of Physeter macrocephalus isolate SW-GA chromosome 6, ASM283717v5, whole genome shotgun sequence DNA encodes these proteins:
- the LOC114486419 gene encoding homeobox protein engrailed-2-like, translated as MGLGGPPPGRARGGDGGSGARRLRRGRRRLLRALGLLRPPHPSGSPGKESGEGGARRARSGSLCSGGGGKPCALRCRFLLALLLRRVPLSAALAPEGRRGGEGRGRAEGSEESGEGRRGSVRLWPLSSIHNKAEPPAAAAAAATIAPWLARGSRGALTVHRAGSCACPPAGLFQRSGFVYESSGGDTQGSGNWDPGRRRVAAEARISGHWEAARAADRKGPQRMHNTSQCPEAADSTTSTLTVWQVIQGVQQGDPEDPMHPWERISVLSQAISRPEPPGSFAQVYVVFHVEDFIRAASPLCD; from the exons ATGGGGTTGGGGGGGCCGCCCCCGGGCAGGGCGCGCGGCGGCGACGGCGGCTCAGGCGCGCGGCGACTGAGAcgcgggcggcggcggctcctGCGCGCGCTCGGGCTCCTGCGGCCGCCCCATCCCAGCGGCTCGCCCGGGAAGGAGAGCGGGGAGGGCGGCGCGCGGCGGGCTCGTTCCGGCAGCCTgtgcagcggcggcggcggcaagCCCTGCGCGCTCCGGTGCCGCTTCCTCCTCGCCCTCCTTCTCCGGAGAGTTCCTCTCAGTGCAGCGCTGGCGCCCGAGGGGAGGCgcggaggggaagggaggggacggGCGGAGGGGAGCGAGGAAAGCGGGGAGGGCCGGAGAGGTTCCGTGCGCTT GTGGCCTCTTTCATCTATTCATAACAAAGCTGAGCCGcctgccgctgccgctgccgccgccaccaTCGCCCCTTGGCTCGCCCGGGGCTCCCGGGGCGCGCTAACAGTGCACCGAGCTGGCTCCTGCGCCTGTCCGCCTGCGGGGCTGTTCCAACGTTCGGGTTTTGTTTACGAGAGCAGCGGGGGGGATACGCAAGGCTCAGGGAACTGGGACCCAGGGCGCCGAAGGGTTGCAGCTGAGGCCCGGATCTCGGGCCACTGGGAGGCTGCGAGGGCGGCTGACAG AAAGGGGCCCCAGAGGATGCACAATACCTCCCAGTGTCCTGAGGCAGCTGATAGCACCACCAGCACCCTTACCGTCTGGCAGGTGATCCAGGGGGTGCAGCAGGGGGACCCCGAGGACCCTATGCACCCCTGGGAAAGGATCTCTGTCCTGTCTCAGGCTATTTCCAGGCCAGAGCCCCCAGGGAG